From Ascochyta rabiei chromosome 16, complete sequence, the proteins below share one genomic window:
- a CDS encoding G4 quadruplex nucleic acid binding protein: protein MSSSTLDHSLVTYLKTHAPNNAADETDAIKASQALFPEANYTDAEKKDISQWLSSAAHIASSSDDAAKSSDRLSSLNTHLASRTTVLGAKPSVADIALYQKLAPVVSRWSAEERTGEQGYHHIVRHVDFVQNSPVFGLKLDDKVAIELDNVIFKIKPVDAKAEKERKKKEKEAAAAAAAAGNAATPTTLTGEQATEAKKSKKEKAKDLAQAAGDAVAGTVAGNPTGATDAKKGPPEGAPTQKKEKKAKQPKPQKPAPVEKPLSPALIDLRVGHILKAETHPNADSLYVSTVACGDAPGTENTSEYEGQVVRTVCSGLNGLIPLAEMQNRKIVAVCNLKPVTMRGVKSCAMVLAASPRVAEGEDAHKGPVELVNPPAESKAGDRVFFEGWEGEPEGVLNPKKKVWETIQPGFTTTDALEVGFNVEEVPQLSGEGADKKTGVAKLKTAAGLCSVSTLKGAVVR, encoded by the exons ATGTCCAGCTCCACCCTCGACCACAGCTTGGTCACGTACCTCAAGACCCACGCCCCAAACAACGCTGCCGACGAGACAGACGCCATCAAGGCCTCCCAGGCTCTCTTCCCCGAGGCCAACTACACCGACGCCGAGAAGAAGGACATCTCCCAGTGGCTGTCCTCTGCCGCCCACATCGCCTCGTCGTCGGACGATGCCGCAAAGTCGTCCGACCGCCTCTCCTCACTGAACACCCACCTCGCCAGCCGGACCACGGTCCTCGGCGCAAAGCCCTCCGTGGCTGACATTGCCCTCTACCAGAAGCTTGCACCCGTCGTCTCCAGGTGGAGCGCCGAGGAGAGGACTGGCGAGCAGGGCTACCATCACATCGTCCGCCACGTCGACTTCGTCCAGAACTCGCCCGTCTTCGGCCTGAAGCTCGACGACAAGGTCGCCATCGAGCTGGACAACGTCATCTTCAAGATCAAGCCCGTCGATGCCAAGGCCGAGAAGGAgcgcaagaagaaggagaaggaagctgctgctgctgccgccgctgcGGGCAACGCTGCTACACCCACAACCCTGACGGGCGAGCAGGCCACCGAGGccaagaagagcaagaaggagaaggccaAGGACCTTGCACAGGCTGCTGGAGACGCTGTCGCAGGCACAGTCGCCGGCAACCCTACAGGCGCCACAGACGCAAAGAAGGGCCCCCCTGAGGGTGCACCCACccagaagaaggagaagaaggcaAAGCAGCCCAAGCCCCAGAAGCC AGCACCGGTCGAGAAGCCCCTCTCCCCCGCCCTTATCGACCTCCGCGTCGGCCATATCCTCAAAGCCGAAACACACCCCAACGCCGACTCTCTCTATGTCTCCACCGTCGCGTGCGGCGATGCGCCTGGCACAGAAAATACGTCCGAATACGAGGGCCAGGTGGTACGCACTGTATGCTCCGGTCTCAACGGTCTGATCCCGCTCGCCGAGATGCAAAACCGCAAGATCGTCGCCGTGTGCAACCTCAAGCCCGTGACGATGCGCGGCGTCAAGAGCTGCGCCATGGTGCTCGCCGCCTCGCCGCGCGTGGCCGAGGGCGAGGACGCACACAAGGGCCCTGTGGAGCTGGTCAACCCACCCGCCGAGTCCAAAGCCGGCGACCGCGTCTTCTTCGAGGGGTGGGAGGGCGAGCCCGAGGGCGTGCTGAACCCGAAGAAGAAGGTCTGGGAGACCATCCAGCCCGGCTTCACTACCACCGACGCCTTGGAGGTGGGCTTCAACGTCGAAGAGGTACCGCAGCTGAGCGGCGAAGGCGCGGACAAGAAGACGGGCGTCGCTAAGCTGAAGACGGCTGCTGGTCTGTGTAGCGTGTCGACGCTCAAGGGCGCTGTTGTGCGATAG
- a CDS encoding Ubiquitinyl hydrolase 1, which yields MLAMLRAAPRTHSHIHKPRASPPYRQNASLYLLLFFLYPDRTGSIASTVMAEDNPDVPVGKKRFIPLESNPELMSSLVHKLGLSEKLAFHDVFSIDEPELLAFVPRPAHALLLVFPVSETYERFRRQEDKDTPEYEGHGAEEEVVWYKQTIGNACGLIGLLHGVSNGAARANIHPDSNLAHLIRDAVPLKPADRADLLYESEALESAHQSAAGGGDTSAPAAEDNIDLHYVCFVKSGDNNLWELDGRRKGPLKRGKLSSDEDVLSETALDLGVRSFLKRESEAGGGDLRFSLITLAESLD from the exons ATGCTGGCCATGCTTCGTGCTGCCCCACGTACACATAGTCACATACATAAACCTCGAGCTTCCCCGCCCTATCGCCAGAACGCATCCCTctacctcctcctcttcttcttataccCTGATCGCACCGGCTCGATAGCGTCCACCGTCATGGCCGAAGACAACCCAGACGTCCCCGTCGGCAAGAAGCGCTTCATTCCTCTGG AAAGCAACCCAGAGCTCATGTCCTCACTCGTGCACAAGCTCGGCCTTTCGGAGAAGCTCGCATTCCATGACGTCTTCAGCATTGATGAGCCCGAACTGCTGGCTTTTGTGCCTCGCCCCGCTCATGCCCTCCTCCTTGTCTTCCCTGTGAGCGAGACATACGAGAGGTTTCGTCGCCAGGAAGACAAGGACACGCCTGAATACGAGGGCCATGGTGCCGAGGAGGAGGTGGTCTGGTACAAGCAGACAATCGGAAATGCTTGCGGCCTGATCGGCCTGCTTCATGGCGTGTCCAACGGAGCCGCGCGAGCAAACATCC ACCCCGATTCGAACTTGGCACACCTCATCAGAGATGCTGTCCCGCTGAAACCGGCTGATCGAGCCGACCTGCTTTACGAGTCCGAGGCCCTCGAGAGCGCCCACCAGAGCGCTGCCGGTGGTGGAGACACCAGTGCTCCAGCAGCAGAAGACAACATTGACCTCCACTACGTTTGTTTCGTAAAGTCAGGAGACAATAACCTGTGGGAATTGGACGGTCGAAGAAAGGGTCCTCTCAAGCGCGGCAAGCTTTCGTCAGACGAGGATGTACTCAGCGAGACAGCCCTCGACCTAGGTGTACGCAGCTTTCTCAAGCGCGAATCAGAGGCTGGAGGCGGCGATCTTCGGTTCAGTCTCATCACACTCGCCGAGTCACTGGATTAG
- a CDS encoding G protein-coupled glucose receptor regulating Gpa2 C-term: protein MEKRFRHRLIVILIYGDLMRGTWLFVFAIISLARGTVRTPSTFCQVSGFLVQYGTQTSDYAVLVMALHSALQVFYPSTLVSSDGLYPYRRYVYVGAFAIPILMAGLAFINPVNAYVSQGAFCTLPIRPFWYRLALSWIPRYIIILIIIGLAIAIYAHVGFEIRAYSNVDQSLLSLKTSDDSTTRQNDKQNDIKMEDITFELSTMQPLPNPQNNRPSAGHEIFTPQHQASSAPGTNPFTTPGMHRVSFDNDNVARSLPGSTLNLNRSRTDAIRPALFATISDCSVTAPVSPLNRDSRSTGRPDNAEPTAPPLSSSTSTRLSSPSSAQDYPAKQRQRIHRQLRLMFIYPIVYTLMWATPFVMHCMNYWDKWAMDPVEFLRVGGAICITLMGFADALIFSIREKPWRGVEGSDGTFWSSFVCWKSQGTGDAGGDWDPGQEGQSAGVRGGAGAGRTRGSTSYRTSASGDFARIAAEQARARLDIERGERLAALEFKQRAGMKEERHGHKANKDKAGYDGVDVGDGKKGQVYDDNGLEDDTA, encoded by the exons ATGGAGAAGCGGTTTCGCCACAG GCTGATTGTTATACTGATATATGGCGACCTCATGCGCGGGACCTGGCTGTTTGTCTTCGCCATCATTTCATTAGCTCGGGGTACAGTCAGGACACCAAGTACCTTCTGTCAAGTGAGCGGGTTTCTGGTACAGTATGGGACGCAGACAAGTG ATTACGCTGTCCTGGTGATGGCCTTACACAGCGCCTTACAAGTGTTTTACCCGTCAACCCTGGTCAGCTCGGATGGGCTCTACCCATACCGTCGATACGTCTACGTTGGTGCCTTTGCTATACCCATCCTGATGGCCGGACTAGCCTTTATCAACCCAGTAAATGCATACGTGTCCCAAGGCGCATTCTGCACACTTCCCATCCGGCCCTTCTGGTACCGACTGGCGCTCTCATGGATTCCACGCTACATCATCATTCTGATAATCATTGGTCTTGCGATAGCAATCTATGCCCATGTGGGCTTCGAGATCCGCGCATACTCAAACGTCGACCAGAGCCTCCTGAGCCTCAAAACATCTGACGATTCAACTACGCGGCAAAACGATAAGCAGAACGACATAAAGATGGAGGATATTACATTTGAGCTGTCCACTATGCAACCTCTACCAAATCCGCAGAACAACCGCCCATCAGCAGGACATGAGATCTTCACCCCTCAACACCAAGCATCATCTGCACCTGGAACCAACCCATTTACCACGCCTGGGATGCACCGCGTATCTttcgacaacgacaacgtaGCGCGCTCTCTACCAGGAAGCACGCTTAACTTGAACCGTTCCCGCACAGATGCAATTCGTCCCGCACTCTTCGCCACGATCTCAGACTGTAGCGTCACAGCGCCTGTCTCCCCACTCAACAGAGACTCTCGGTCCACTGGAAGACCTGACAACGCTGAACCCACCGCACCACCCTTGTCCTCCTCAACGTCGACACGCCTCTCATCGCCTTCCTCCGCGCAAGACTACCCCGCAAAGCAGCGTCAACGCATCCACCGCCAGCTCCGACTGATGTTCATCTATCCAATCGTCTACACCCTCATGTGGGCCACACCGTTTGTAATGCACTGCATGAACTACTGGGACAAGTGGGCCATGGACCCCGTCGAGTTTCTGCGTGTCGGTGGCGCCATTTGCATAACCCTCATGGGCTTCGCCGATGCGCTCATCTTCTCTATACGAGAGAAGCCATGGCGCGGCGTCGAAGGCTCCGACGGGACTTTCTGGAGCAGTTTCGTGTGCTGGAAATCGCAAGGGACTGGCGACGCGGGAGGCGACTGGGATCCGGGACAGGAGGGTCAGAGTGCAGGTGTCAGAGGTGGTGCCGGAGCCGGCAGGACGAGGGGCAGCACAAGTTACCGCACTTCTGCCAGTGGGGATTTCGCAAGGATCGCGGCGGAACAGGCCCGCGCTCGACTGGATATAGAAAGGGGAGAGAGACTAGCGGCGTTGGAGTTCAAGCAGCGGGCTGGAatgaaggaggagaggcacGGGCATAAGGCGAACAAGGACAAGGCAGGTTATGACGGAGTGGATGTTGGAGATGGTAAGAAGGGGCAGGTGTATGATGATAACGGGTTGGAGGACGACACTGCGTAG
- a CDS encoding 5'-(N(7)-methyl 5'-triphosphoguanosine)-[mRNA] diphosphatase translates to MTSTTPPDVAAHVESLIPKFQLTRLLNSDQAGRRISLLGTIDSQEALLIAERAAFDTSDEILSTFPTSLRNIKNLGANDIYAWFLANSNPSPDSSSSPPDYKLNLIYPCTAKHVKKYEKQGLRIVHETPEIYARYVKPYIAKQHERGTLQWVYNILDGAKEQDDVIYRETGDQGFLLLPDLNWDRKTLEALHLLGIVERRDIRSVRDLRKHMLPWLTHMRRRMQGAAVALYPQLDPDQLKLYVHYQPTYYHFHVHIVHVALEAGSTQATGKALGLENVISQLDTMAGDGDASLADASLSYHLGERSELWEKIYLPLKEGREVAVDSF, encoded by the coding sequence ATGACCTCAACCACACCACCCGACGTAGCCGCACACGTGGAGTCTCTGATCCCGAAATTCCAGCTCACCCGCCTGCTCAACTCCGACCAAGCCGGCCGGCGCATCTCCCTCCTGGGCACCATCGACTCGCAGGAAGCGCTTCTGATCGCCGAGCGCGCCGCCTTCGACACCTCCGACGAGATCCTCTCCACTTTCCCCACCTCGCTGCGCAACATCAAGAACCTCGGCGCAAACGACATCTACGCCTGGTTCCTCGCCAACAGCAACCCATCCCCAGACTCCAGCTCCTCCCCTCCCGACTACAAACTCAACCTCATCTACCCATGCACAGCGAAGCACGTTAAGAAGTACGAAAAGCAAGGCCTGCGCATCGTGCACGAAACACCAGAAATCTACGCCCGGTACGTGAAACCGTACATTGCGAAGCAGCACGAAAGGGGCACGCTGCAGTGGGTGTACAACATCCTCGACGGAGCGAAAGAGCAAGACGACGTCATCTACCGCGAGACCGGCGACCAAGGATTCCTGCTGCTCCCAGACCTGAACTGGGACCGCAAGACGCTCGAGGCGCTGCACCTCCTCGGCATCGTCGAGCGCCGCGATATCCGCTCCGTTCGCGACCTGCGCAAACATATGCTTCCCTGGCTCACGCACATGCGCCGCAGGATGCAAGGTGCTGCCGTCGCGTTGTACCCGCAGCTCGATCCTGATCAGCTGAAGCTGTATGTGCACTATCAGCCTACGTACTATCACTTCCATGTTCATATCGTGCACGTGGCGCTCGAGGCCGGCAGTACGCAGGCGACAGGGAAGGCGCTGGGGTTGGAGAATGTCATCTCCCAGCTGGATACCATGGCTGGAGACGGGGATGCGAGTTTGGCGGATGCGAGTCTGAGTTATCACCTGGGCGAGAGGAGCGAGCTGTGGGAGAAGATCTACTTGCCCTTGAAGGAGGGTCGCGAGGTTGCGGTGGATTCGTTTTGA